In one Gopherus evgoodei ecotype Sinaloan lineage chromosome 1, rGopEvg1_v1.p, whole genome shotgun sequence genomic region, the following are encoded:
- the LOC115637566 gene encoding protein mono-ADP-ribosyltransferase TIPARP-like codes for MDLQNEKRSPEHLASEDEAQFHIHQADGIRICDHFLLGNCPEGPGCPLHHTRYPYHWQLRRSDNKAWQSLSDSAQRHLENLYCNVNKSHAHFLDNNNSSGKLALTSLEVITSETYDKARRLSNTCDSQQNPHFPTQWAVFWKNGDKWIKYEEPVFSDLLSAFEEDKELHNFELRGKNYSVDLKRFVQHSMERGYVRHIQRRPSYRSLLSMMPYLQMISSKASIPSCPTHDIPGEDPMDGYYGPYPAAWIPQPTVDQAFLQMEVTPSEAAYRSTCVLFHQSLPEDEVLVLAIYRIRNEDLWQRYTNRKKIMTWGRTKLEKLQLEKHLFFGTSARNVEPICKTNFSQFLPEQHSPIFGQGIYFSLTADYSNRYSRAKKGGMRYMFLAKVLVGKTVAGRAHYRRPPEQEPGGQLYDSCVNSVTKPQVYVAFDNFQCYPYFLIHYKLLSDPVELYS; via the exons ATGGATTTACAGAATGAGAAGAGGTCTCCAGAGCACTTAGCCAGTGAAGATGAGGCCCAGTTCCATATCCATCAGGCAGACGGGATCAGAATCTGTGACCACTTTCTCCTAGGAAACTGTCCTGAAGGACCTGGCTGCCCACTCCACCACACTCGCTATCCCTACCACTGGCAGTTAAGGCGGAGTGACAACAAAGCCTGGCAGAGTTTGAGTGACTCAGCTCAGCGGCACCTGGAAAATCTTTACTGCAATGTTAACAAAAGTCATGCTCATTTTTTGGACAA CAATAATTCTTCTGGGAAACTTGCCCTGACTTCCTTGGAAGTGATAACCTCTGAGACCTATGACAAAGCAAGGCGTCTTTCCAACACCTGTGATTCACAGCAGAACCCCCATTTTCCCACACAGTGGGCAGTGTTTTGGAAAAATGGTGATAAATGGATAAAATACGAGGAG CCCGTCTTCAGTGATCTCCTCTCTGCCTTTGAGGAGGATAAGGAATTGCACAACTTCGAGCTCCGGGGCAAGAACTATAGCGTGGATTTGAAGAGGTTTGTGCAACATAGCATGGAACGGGGATACGTTCGCCACATCCAGCGCCGGCCTTCCTACCGATCACTCCTCAGTATGATGCCATACCTGCA GATGATCTCAAGTAAAGCCAGTATACCCTCTTGTCCTACTCATGACATCCCTGGGGAAGATCCCATGGATGGTTACTATGGTCCATACCCTGCTGCTTGGATTCCACAGCCAACTGTTGATCAGGCTTTCCTGCAAATGGAGGTGACGCCATCAGAAGCTGCATACCGCTCTACTTGTGTTCTCTTCCACCAGTCTCTTCCAGAGGATGAGGTCCTGGTGCTGGCAATTTACAGGATCCGGAACGAAGATCTCTGGCAAAGATATACTAA CCGGAAAAAAATCATGACTTGGGGAAGAACAAAGCTTGAGAAACTACAACTGGAGAAGCACCTCTTCTTTGGAACCTCAGCCAGAAACGTGGAGCCCATTTGCAAGACAAACTTCAGCCAGTTCCTGCCGGAACAGCACAGCCCTATTTTTGGCCAGGGCATTTATTTCTCATTGACAGCAGATTATTCAAACCGATACTCCCGTGCAAAGAAAGGTGGGATGCGCTACATGTTCCTGGCCAAGGTTTTAGTGGGCAAGACTGTGGCTGGGAGAGCACATTACCGCCGGCCCCCAGAACAGGAGCCTGGTGGGCAACTCTATGACTCTTGTGTCAATAGTGTGACCAAGCCCCAGGTGTACGTGGCCTTTGACAACTTCCAGTGCTACCCCTACTTTCTTATCCACTACAAGCTCCTCTCTGACCCTGTGGAGCTGTACAGCTGA
- the LOC115644551 gene encoding zinc finger protein 215-like, producing the protein MEEQDVFSHRPAAETEQAENAPTLSLSGTVDSSNDREATRQQYSISMEKHCRHFRQFCYQEAEGPQEVYSRLCELSHLWLQPGLHTKEQIIELLVLEQFLTISPEGIQTWAQRFHPETGNEVVALVEDFQLIHQEIGKCGEYLFQVPVTLKDVAVYFTKKDWGRLDKRQREFYTNVMQKNLKSSLWDLRLQNLM; encoded by the exons ATGGAGGAGCAAGACGTATTCAGCCATCGACCAGCAGCGGAAACAGAGCAAGCAGAAAATGCACCCACACTATCCCTATCTGGGACAGTTGACTCCAGTAATGATAGGGAAGCCACTCGGCAACAGTACAGCATCAGCATGGAGAAGCACTGCAGACACTTTAGACAGTTCTGCtatcaggaagcagaaggaccccAAGAGGTTTACAGCCGACTCTGTGAACTTTCCCATCTGTGGCTGCAGCCGGGTCTCCATACAAAGGAGCAGATCATCGAGCTGCTGGTTCTTGAGCAATTCCTGACCATCTCGCCTGAGGGAATCCAGACATGGGCCCAGAGATTTCATCCAGAAACAGGTAATGAGGTTGTTGCCCTTGTAGAGGATTTCCAGCTAATTCATCAGGAGATTGGGAAATGTGG GGAATACCTGTTTCAGGTTCCAGTGACACTGAAAGacgtggctgtgtatttcaccaagaAGGACTGGGGTCGTCTGGACAAAAGGCAGAGGGAGTTCTACACGAATGTCATGCAGAAGAATTTGAAGTCTTCTCTCTGG GATTTGAGACTCCAAAACCTGATGTGA